CGCTGAGGATAGGCGTTGCCGTTTTTATTTGCCGTATTTTCCCGGAGGAATGCCCGTGATGTTCTTGAAGGTGCGGATGAAGTTGGCATAATCATTGAAGCCCGACAGGTAGCAGGTATCGGACACAGAGTTGCCGGCGGACAGGAGCTGCTTGGATAACGCGATCTTTTTGAGCAGGACATAACGGTAGATGGTGCCGCCGGTCTGCTGCTTGAACAGATGGCTGAGATAATATTTATCCAGTTTCAGCTCCCCGGCGATATGCCCCAGCGACAGATTCAGGTGCAGGTGGTTGTCGATATAACTCATCGCAGACTGAATATGGGAGGAGATAATGCTGGGCACGGCGGCACGGGTGCGGCTGTACAGCTCGTTGACCAGCACCAGAATCTGAATTAGGTACGTCAGGGCCAGCACCTCGCTGCCGTACTGCTTGCGCTCCAGGGCTGTAATCAGCTGTGAGGAGAGGGCGGTGTACTCTGAGAGCAGCGGCTCCTCCATCCGGGCCAGGTTATTCTCCCCGGGCTGGCGGTTCTGGAAGCAGGCCAGCAGATTCGTGGTCGCCGTACAGAACGGATAGACCAGCGGTGCTTTGAAATGAATGGTCAGCCGTTCATAAGGCTCGGGGGAGCGGTTGATGATTTTATGAATCTCATGATTGTTGAATAACAGGACGTCGCCTCGCTCCAACGGATAGCTGTATTGGTCCACGAAGCCGTTCACGCTGCCGCCCAGGAACAGGAAGATTTCATAGTGGTCATGGATATGGAAATCCCTCGTCGGAGAAATTGGAGAATTGCCGATCCCGGCCAGAATATCGCCGTCGAATGTTTCATAATACCGGGCATGCTTCAATAGTCACAG
The window above is part of the Paenibacillus sp. FSL H8-0048 genome. Proteins encoded here:
- a CDS encoding helix-turn-helix domain-containing protein; the protein is MKHARYYETFDGDILAGIGNSPISPTRDFHIHDHYEIFLFLGGSVNGFVDQYSYPLERGDVLLFNNHEIHKIINRSPEPYERLTIHFKAPLVYPFCTATTNLLACFQNRQPGENNLARMEEPLLSEYTALSSQLITALERKQYGSEVLALTYLIQILVLVNELYSRTRAAVPSIISSHIQSAMSYIDNHLHLNLSLGHIAGELKLDKYYLSHLFKQQTGGTIYRYVLLKKIALSKQLLSAGNSVSDTCYLSGFNDYANFIRTFKNITGIPPGKYGK